In Phyllopteryx taeniolatus isolate TA_2022b chromosome 6, UOR_Ptae_1.2, whole genome shotgun sequence, one genomic interval encodes:
- the LOC133479793 gene encoding uncharacterized protein LOC133479793, which yields MPTKKMVIANLLENLSKKNYDKFCMALVDRRGERKVALGKVEDKNFLEVTNVVVSTFTEDGAPAVTSELLTLIGCLEEAKELDTLIAQLPSKPSSGKTAAASAGRQAGGADDTPHSKEVHFVDKHRLELIVRVGNINRILDVLLDKKVIQDEVYDEIREMPGNENKMRNIYRLALKSGVAAKDVFLDTLIEYEPYLVADLKH from the exons ATGCCCACCAAAAAGATGGTGATCGCGAACTTGCTGGAAAACTTGTCCAAGAAGAACTATGACAAGTTCTGCATGGCTCTGGTGGACCGCCGCGGGGAGCGAAAGGTGGCGCTCGGAAAGGTGGAAGACAAGAACTTCCTGGAGGTCACTAACGTGGTGGTGTCCACCTTCACCGAGGACGGAGCTCCGGCCGTGACATCCGAACTCCTGACCCTCATCGGGTGCTTGGAGGAGGCAAAAGAGCTCG ATACCCTAATTGCCCAACTGCCCTCGAAGCCATCGTCTGGCAAAA cggcAGCCGCATCAGCAGGACGCCAAGCTGGAGGTGCAGATGACACTCCACATTCCAAAG AGGTGCATTTCGTGGATAAACACAGGCTGGAGCTGATCGTGCGCGTTGGCAACATTAATCGCATTCTGGACGTCCTGCTGGATAAGAAGGTTATCCAGGACGAGGTCTACGATGAAATCAGAGAAATGCCGGGCAACGAGAACAAGATGAGGAATATCTACAGGCTGGCTCTCAAGTCCGGCGTCGCCGCTAAAGACGTCTTCCTCGACACCCTCATAGAGTACGAGCCATACCTCGTAGCCGACCTCAAGCACTAG
- the etsrp gene encoding ETS1-related protein isoform X3, whose translation MMSLIPANDPLKDYPGEDVSFLLDSSKASTQPQQYPLDSCYAEPQKVNSSDMGLFNLDSFQEFSWWTSYPPDGLLVEQPQAGGYQEPGAPQSYQSLVPQSGQFSPAVEGSHSPFLSGKSEAESGYSRHSADLYPDSDGQRRAFWSEYSPGGFGGPLPHPPTTAICPAPTNAAATANPQPSDHYYPRVAKRKNMQRPERDSHMAAMAAYPGSGPIQLWQFLLELLLDSSCRTFISWTGDGWEFKMSDPTEVAKRWGQCKNKPKMNYEKLSRGLRYYYHKNIIHKTAGKRYVYRFVCDMQGMLGKTAQEVLSSLNILPTAGSTESTASEFSSERWE comes from the exons ACTACCCTGGTGAAGATGTGTCTTTTCTGTTAGACAGCAGCAAGGCGTCCACGCAGCCGCAGCAGTATCCGCTCGACAGCTGCTATGCGGAGCCGCAAAAAG TTAACTCAAGTGACATGGGCCTCTTCAACCTGGACTCATTCCAGGAGTTCAGCTGGTGGACGTCTTATCCACCAG ATGGGCTGTTGGTGGAGCAGCCCCAAGCGGGCGGCTACCAGGAGCCAGGAGCCCCCCAGAGCTACCAGAGCCTGGTGCCCCAGAGCGGGCAGTTCAGCCCGGCCGTGGAGGGCAGCCACAGTCCCTTCCTGAGCGGGAAAAGCGAGGCAGAGTCCGGCTACTCTCGCCACTCGGCCGACCTCTACCCGGACTCGGACGGCCAAAGGAGAGCCTTCTGGTCCGAATACTCCCCGGGCGGCTTCGGCGGCCCACTGCCGCACCCGCCCACCACTGCCATCTGCCCCGCCCCCACCAACGCTGCCGCCACCGCCAACCCTCAGCCGTCAGACCACTACTACCCCCGTGTGGCCAAGCGCAAAAACATGCAGCGGCCTGAGAGGGACAGTCACATGGCCGCGATGGCCGCTTACCCAG GTTCTGGCCCTATTCAGCTGTGGCAGTTTCTACTGGAGCTTCTTCTGGACTCCTCCTGTCGCACCTTCATCTCCTGGACCGGGGACGGCTGGGAGTTTAAGATGTCCGACCCCACTGAG GTGGCCAAGCGCTGGGGCCAGTGTAAGAACAAGCCCAAGATGAACTACGAGAAGCTGAGCCGGGGCCTTCGCTACTACTACCACAAGAACATCATCCACAAGACAGCGGGCAAGCGCTACGTCTACCGCTTCGTCTGCGACATGCAGGGCATGCTGGGAAAGACGGCGCAGGAGGTGCTGAGCAGCCTGAACATTCTGCCCACCGCCGGCAGCACGGAGTCGACGGCGTCGGAGTTCAGCAGCGAGCGATgggagtga
- the etsrp gene encoding ETS1-related protein isoform X4, producing MMSLIPANDPLKDSSKASTQPQQYPLDSCYAEPQKVNSSDMGLFNLDSFQEFSWWTSYPPDGLLVEQPQAGGYQEPGAPQSYQSLVPQSGQFSPAVEGSHSPFLSGKSEAESGYSRHSADLYPDSDGQRRAFWSEYSPGGFGGPLPHPPTTAICPAPTNAAATANPQPSDHYYPRVAKRKNMQRPERDSHMAAMAAYPGSGPIQLWQFLLELLLDSSCRTFISWTGDGWEFKMSDPTEVAKRWGQCKNKPKMNYEKLSRGLRYYYHKNIIHKTAGKRYVYRFVCDMQGMLGKTAQEVLSSLNILPTAGSTESTASEFSSERWE from the exons ACAGCAGCAAGGCGTCCACGCAGCCGCAGCAGTATCCGCTCGACAGCTGCTATGCGGAGCCGCAAAAAG TTAACTCAAGTGACATGGGCCTCTTCAACCTGGACTCATTCCAGGAGTTCAGCTGGTGGACGTCTTATCCACCAG ATGGGCTGTTGGTGGAGCAGCCCCAAGCGGGCGGCTACCAGGAGCCAGGAGCCCCCCAGAGCTACCAGAGCCTGGTGCCCCAGAGCGGGCAGTTCAGCCCGGCCGTGGAGGGCAGCCACAGTCCCTTCCTGAGCGGGAAAAGCGAGGCAGAGTCCGGCTACTCTCGCCACTCGGCCGACCTCTACCCGGACTCGGACGGCCAAAGGAGAGCCTTCTGGTCCGAATACTCCCCGGGCGGCTTCGGCGGCCCACTGCCGCACCCGCCCACCACTGCCATCTGCCCCGCCCCCACCAACGCTGCCGCCACCGCCAACCCTCAGCCGTCAGACCACTACTACCCCCGTGTGGCCAAGCGCAAAAACATGCAGCGGCCTGAGAGGGACAGTCACATGGCCGCGATGGCCGCTTACCCAG GTTCTGGCCCTATTCAGCTGTGGCAGTTTCTACTGGAGCTTCTTCTGGACTCCTCCTGTCGCACCTTCATCTCCTGGACCGGGGACGGCTGGGAGTTTAAGATGTCCGACCCCACTGAG GTGGCCAAGCGCTGGGGCCAGTGTAAGAACAAGCCCAAGATGAACTACGAGAAGCTGAGCCGGGGCCTTCGCTACTACTACCACAAGAACATCATCCACAAGACAGCGGGCAAGCGCTACGTCTACCGCTTCGTCTGCGACATGCAGGGCATGCTGGGAAAGACGGCGCAGGAGGTGCTGAGCAGCCTGAACATTCTGCCCACCGCCGGCAGCACGGAGTCGACGGCGTCGGAGTTCAGCAGCGAGCGATgggagtga